TTGTTTCGAGACATAGCAAGAACGAAGCAAATGCTCCACAGTTTCCTCTGAGCCGTGACATCTAGGACATAATGGGTCGTCCCCCATATTTCTTCTAACCCGATTGACGTTAACCATCAATCTGCCGTGAGCTGCTAACCAGAGAAAAACCCGAGCCCTTTGTTGTATCGGTAGGCGCCATATAGTACGCCATACTGGTGGTTCAGGAATTTGATCATAGTCGATACCCTTCAAATAACCTAAGGCGGATTTAATAGTGAACTTACCCGATGAGGAGCCCTGCCAATATAATGAGTCTTCCAAGCTCGGATCATTGACGAGTTTTCTGAACTCATAACAGAGAATTGTCGGCCAAagtttttttatgaaaaacgagGGTACatcttagaaaacgaaaaagtttaggggtacacgagaaaatactcttttttttttcataatttaaCTCGTAAGTATAATATTTACAGGGAGGAGGGCCGAATTACCCTGTACAAACAGGGCGAAAGGATGGAGCTAGATCAAATGCCGGAGATGTGAAACTTCCAAGACCGTCTGTAAACGTGCAACAAAGTTTTGAATTCTTCAAGGCGAAAGGCTTTTCTTTGGAGGAAATGGTCGCTCTTATAGGTATGTACCCGACTAGTTAAGATAGCTGAAATCTACGCGTGGTGAATAACATAATACTGATGATTACACGAAATGCGTAGGTTGTCACACAGTCGGGATTGCACATTGCGGAACATTCCAAAACCGTCTCTATCCCGGTAATACTGAATATGACCCTGAGATGGATGGGAGCCTACGATGGCAGTTGAGTGAAAAATGTCCTCAATACCAAACATCAACTGAAGCGGTTTTACTCGACCAAGGTGGCGGAGGGTACTCAAATTATTACAGTGACGATAAATTTGACGTTTCTTTCTTCCATCAAATATTACAGCAAAGAGGAGTCCTCACAATCGACCAAGCCCTAGCTCGTGATCCTAGTACAGCAAACACGGTGCGTAGCTTCGCCGGTAGCCAAGGCTTGTTTAATGCTATATTGGCACAAGCTATGGTGAAATTGCAAGCCGTTGATGTCAAAACTGGACTTGATGGAAACATCAGAAAGGTCTGCAGTAAATTCAATTAACGAGGCCACCCGACCGTGCTGGTTATGGTCggactactccctccatttcggtccataaGCTCAGTATCATCCCGTAAAGTCAGAGGAGACAGAGGGAACACTATCTTTTGATATTTTGGTTGTTATTTTTTGAATTGTTTTTAATAGAATCGGAGAAGG
This sequence is a window from Silene latifolia isolate original U9 population chromosome 8, ASM4854445v1, whole genome shotgun sequence. Protein-coding genes within it:
- the LOC141594797 gene encoding cationic peroxidase 2-like, with translation MSSFDLLRDLALSRPASNARSSDFIEVQCPHEKKYAGGGPNYPVQTGRKDGARSNAGDVKLPRPSVNVQQSFEFFKAKGFSLEEMVALIGCHTVGIAHCGTFQNRLYPGNTEYDPEMDGSLRWQLSEKCPQYQTSTEAVLLDQGGGGYSNYYSDDKFDVSFFHQILQQRGVLTIDQALARDPSTANTVRSFAGSQGLFNAILAQAMVKLQAVDVKTGLDGNIRKVCSKFN